In Halomarina salina, one DNA window encodes the following:
- a CDS encoding YihY/virulence factor BrkB family protein → MGGVSETIDRHEGRLERAEEVLRAIVREARVEKLTFMAGSIAYHAFVSLLPALVLLFAVSSTLGVSVQGGIEELTGTLLSQDVSRQLIDDITSTNQSTSLSIVGLAVLVWGSLRIFRGLDTAFSDIYESEAANTFTDQITDGVLVLGTFAVAIVAAVWVQSRFPITGGGPLVALVGGLVTVVGLTVAFLPMYYVFPDADVSVTEVLPGVVVASVGLTLFALLFKVYITFSGNADSAQSGSLVAAIILLLTWLYFSSLVILLGVAVNAVLSNRSRDVSIDPVVGGVPRGERRKLATRDELVAELEAFATLLDDDPETFVAHIDDQEVSLHPPQAITVDTDPELGFGDGSVAVELRWTPREE, encoded by the coding sequence ATGGGCGGTGTCTCCGAGACGATCGACCGACACGAGGGGCGACTGGAACGAGCCGAGGAGGTGCTCCGTGCCATCGTGCGCGAGGCGCGGGTCGAGAAGCTGACGTTTATGGCCGGTTCCATCGCCTACCACGCGTTCGTCTCGCTGTTGCCCGCACTGGTCCTCCTGTTCGCCGTCTCCTCCACGCTCGGCGTCTCGGTCCAGGGCGGCATCGAGGAACTCACCGGCACGCTCCTCTCGCAGGACGTCTCGAGGCAACTCATCGACGACATCACCTCGACGAACCAGTCGACGAGCCTCTCCATCGTCGGACTGGCGGTGCTCGTCTGGGGGAGCCTCCGCATCTTCCGGGGCCTCGACACGGCCTTCTCGGACATCTACGAGTCCGAGGCCGCCAACACGTTCACCGACCAGATTACCGACGGAGTACTGGTGCTCGGGACGTTCGCGGTCGCCATCGTCGCGGCCGTCTGGGTCCAGTCTCGCTTCCCCATCACGGGCGGCGGTCCCCTGGTCGCGCTGGTCGGGGGTCTCGTCACCGTCGTCGGCCTCACCGTCGCGTTCCTCCCGATGTACTACGTGTTCCCTGACGCGGACGTCAGCGTCACGGAGGTCCTTCCGGGGGTCGTCGTCGCCTCCGTCGGTCTGACGCTGTTCGCACTGCTGTTCAAGGTGTACATCACCTTCTCGGGGAACGCGGACTCGGCGCAGTCGGGGAGCCTCGTCGCCGCCATCATCCTCCTGCTGACGTGGCTCTACTTCAGCAGCCTCGTCATCCTGCTGGGCGTCGCGGTCAACGCCGTCCTCTCGAACCGCTCGCGGGACGTGAGCATCGACCCGGTCGTCGGGGGCGTCCCACGCGGTGAGCGCCGGAAACTCGCCACCCGCGACGAACTCGTCGCGGAACTGGAGGCGTTCGCCACGCTGCTCGACGACGACCCCGAGACGTTCGTCGCACACATCGACGACCAGGAGGTGTCGCTACACCCGCCGCAGGCAATCACGGTCGATACGGACCCGGAACTCGGCTTCGGAGACGGCTCGGTCGCCGTCGAGTTGCGCTGGACGCCCCGAGAGGAGTGA
- a CDS encoding orotate phosphoribosyltransferase has translation MDYRSVDDLNAAVRRLAWDLPNDVDRIVHLDGSSSVAASLLQQTTGLPVVDTEEIRGEEAVDGEVLLVLADHVGPDESVERRVRPSDLADSATVRSAAVYVSERAADRPDYWTETVADPCAFEWELLHPETLGNACVDIDGVLCRDPTPEENDDGPRYREFLTTVEPRLIPDTRVGWLVTCRLEQYRPETEQWLDEHGIEYDELVMWDLPSKAVRDERGGHGEYKADVYEATGASSFVESSRHQAIVIARQAEKPVYCFDENQVIPPGEAADEFGYDPLFVRFAEDPRSFVTMAGRYVAAKGVSTVGRTVGSFR, from the coding sequence ATGGACTATCGCAGCGTCGACGACCTGAACGCGGCCGTCCGTCGCCTGGCCTGGGACCTGCCGAACGACGTCGACCGCATCGTCCACCTCGACGGTAGCAGTTCGGTGGCGGCGAGCCTGCTCCAGCAGACGACGGGACTGCCGGTCGTCGACACCGAGGAGATTCGAGGCGAGGAGGCGGTGGACGGCGAGGTCCTCCTGGTTCTCGCGGACCACGTCGGACCCGACGAGTCGGTCGAGAGACGGGTCCGGCCGAGCGACCTCGCCGATTCCGCCACTGTGCGGAGCGCGGCGGTGTACGTCTCCGAGCGTGCAGCCGACCGGCCCGACTACTGGACCGAGACCGTCGCGGACCCGTGTGCGTTCGAGTGGGAACTGTTGCACCCGGAGACGCTCGGAAACGCCTGCGTCGACATCGACGGCGTGCTCTGTCGTGACCCGACGCCCGAGGAGAACGACGACGGCCCGCGCTACCGGGAGTTCCTCACGACGGTCGAGCCACGGTTGATTCCCGACACGCGCGTCGGGTGGCTCGTCACCTGTCGGCTGGAGCAGTACCGCCCCGAGACCGAGCAGTGGCTGGACGAACACGGCATCGAGTACGACGAACTCGTGATGTGGGACCTGCCGAGCAAGGCCGTCAGGGACGAACGGGGCGGCCACGGCGAGTACAAGGCCGACGTGTACGAGGCGACCGGTGCGTCGTCGTTCGTCGAGAGTTCGCGACATCAGGCAATCGTCATCGCCCGGCAGGCGGAGAAGCCGGTGTACTGCTTCGACGAGAACCAGGTGATTCCGCCGGGGGAGGCCGCCGACGAGTTCGGGTACGACCCGCTCTTCGTCCGGTTCGCCGAGGACCCGCGGTCGTTCGTGACGATGGCCGGTCGGTACGTGGCGGCGAAGGGCGTCAGTACGGTCGGTCGGACCGTCGGGTCCTTCCGGTAG